The Candidatus Liberimonas magnetica genome window below encodes:
- a CDS encoding aspartate-semialdehyde dehydrogenase: MDKKYKVAVVGATGVVGQEMIKMLEARNFPVDTLRLLASKKSAGKKLKFRGKDIEVKELSKETSKGLDIALFSAGGAVSKEFAPVFAEENCFVIDNSSAWRMEPGIPLVVPEVNSDVLSTGKKIIANPNCSTIQMVVVLKPIHDAVKIKRVIVSTYQAVSGAGRNGIVDLEEQAIAWSRKEAMPAFKKFPYQIAFNVIPQIDVFTENGYTKEEMKMVNETKKIMGDSSINVSATCVRVPVFRAHSESVWIETDKKITPQQATELLLKAPGVEVIDDPKNNKYPMPIDAAHKQVTFVGRLREDISAKNGLTFWVVSDNLLKGAALNAVEIAEALVFKGIV; this comes from the coding sequence ATGGATAAAAAGTATAAAGTTGCAGTTGTAGGAGCGACAGGCGTGGTCGGGCAGGAAATGATCAAGATGTTAGAAGCGAGGAATTTTCCCGTTGATACGCTAAGGCTGCTTGCATCAAAAAAATCTGCAGGGAAGAAACTAAAATTCCGTGGGAAAGATATAGAGGTTAAGGAACTTTCTAAGGAAACTTCCAAGGGTTTAGATATAGCGCTTTTCAGTGCAGGAGGGGCCGTATCAAAGGAATTTGCCCCTGTTTTTGCCGAAGAGAATTGTTTTGTAATTGACAATTCAAGTGCCTGGCGCATGGAACCCGGCATCCCGTTGGTAGTCCCTGAAGTAAATTCTGATGTTCTTAGTACCGGCAAAAAAATAATAGCAAATCCTAATTGTTCGACCATCCAGATGGTGGTTGTTCTTAAGCCTATACATGATGCTGTAAAAATAAAGAGGGTGATAGTTTCTACCTATCAGGCTGTTTCAGGTGCTGGAAGGAACGGCATAGTAGATCTTGAGGAGCAGGCTATCGCCTGGTCAAGGAAAGAAGCGATGCCTGCATTTAAAAAATTTCCTTATCAGATCGCTTTTAACGTAATCCCTCAAATAGATGTTTTCACAGAGAATGGTTATACAAAGGAAGAGATGAAAATGGTAAATGAAACAAAGAAAATAATGGGTGACAGCTCAATTAATGTTTCAGCTACCTGTGTAAGGGTACCGGTTTTTCGCGCACATTCAGAGTCTGTATGGATAGAGACAGATAAGAAAATAACTCCGCAACAAGCGACTGAGCTACTTTTAAAAGCTCCCGGAGTAGAAGTGATAGATGATCCTAAAAATAATAAATACCCTATGCCTATTGATGCGGCACATAAACAAGTAACTTTTGTAGGCAGGCTTAGGGAAGATATTTCGGCAAAAAATGGGTTGACTTTTTGGGTCGTTTCTGATAATCTATTAAAAGGAGCAGCACTAAACGCCGTAGAGATAGCAGAAGCGCTTGTTTTTAAAGGAATAGTATGA
- a CDS encoding ChbG/HpnK family deacetylase, with amino-acid sequence MKKLIINADDFGYRENVNKGVIYAHKNGLVTSASLFVDKESTPEAVRLAKENSALGLGLHVDLDKYFEIDHTLGQIVKMYDQNQDINELKSEVRRQLDKFYSFGFQADHIDSHHHAHLHPKVFTVVCELAKEFKIPVVRIFEKFYLNRQDFENSSNICKDNGLKTVDHFIEGWYWGNIDENYVLAELMTHPGYGEIWREAELANCCQPKLKDYLIAQKIELVRFSDMVNG; translated from the coding sequence ATGAAAAAACTTATAATCAATGCTGACGATTTCGGATACAGAGAAAACGTGAACAAAGGTGTGATTTACGCGCATAAAAACGGGCTTGTTACCAGTGCTTCTCTTTTTGTTGATAAGGAAAGCACGCCTGAAGCAGTGAGGCTTGCGAAAGAAAACTCCGCGCTCGGGCTTGGGCTTCATGTTGACCTCGATAAATATTTTGAAATAGACCACACTCTGGGACAGATAGTTAAGATGTATGATCAGAACCAGGATATAAATGAATTGAAAAGCGAGGTAAGAAGACAGCTTGATAAATTTTATTCGTTTGGTTTCCAAGCTGACCATATCGACAGCCATCATCACGCACACCTGCACCCTAAGGTTTTTACCGTTGTCTGTGAACTGGCAAAGGAATTTAAAATACCGGTTGTCAGAATTTTTGAGAAGTTCTATTTAAACAGGCAGGATTTTGAAAACTCGTCTAATATCTGCAAGGATAACGGATTAAAAACAGTGGACCATTTTATAGAAGGGTGGTATTGGGGAAACATTGATGAAAATTATGTTTTAGCAGAGCTTATGACCCATCCCGGCTATGGCGAAATCTGGCGCGAAGCGGAGCTTGCAAATTGCTGCCAGCCAAAACTGAAAGATTATTTGATTGCACAAAAAATAGAATTGGTAAGATTTTCAGATATGGTTAATGGTTGA
- a CDS encoding sigma-70 family RNA polymerase sigma factor has protein sequence MDKFNLVQLYFKEIKDIPALSHEQVRELWKKARKGDKKSQKRLVEMNLRLVIPMAKKYYRGGIDFLDLIEEGNMGLMRAVEKFDPRKRIHFSTYATYWIDQAIRRAVEEQSKVIRIPPHVWDALHKWLKNWDSLQEQFGRNPTLSEMAKRLDLSPNQIDNILKASKITQGTSSLETPIDDEGNLFIRDIISDKKSSSPESIAELLRTNSEIDQALAHLSLRERKIVELRFGLNNKQPYSLEKVGSLLKISRERVRQLEERAIRRLKSIALRMKLIEFDAKTA, from the coding sequence ATGGACAAATTCAATCTTGTTCAGCTTTATTTTAAAGAAATAAAAGATATCCCTGCACTTTCACACGAACAAGTAAGAGAATTATGGAAAAAAGCCAGAAAGGGCGATAAAAAATCTCAAAAAAGACTGGTAGAAATGAATTTAAGGCTTGTAATCCCTATGGCAAAGAAATATTATAGAGGCGGAATAGATTTCCTTGACCTGATAGAAGAAGGGAATATGGGGCTTATGAGAGCGGTTGAAAAATTTGACCCAAGAAAAAGGATCCATTTTTCAACCTATGCGACTTATTGGATAGACCAGGCAATCAGGCGGGCAGTCGAAGAACAAAGCAAAGTGATAAGGATACCTCCGCATGTCTGGGATGCTCTTCACAAATGGCTTAAGAACTGGGATTCATTGCAGGAGCAATTCGGACGTAATCCTACGTTGTCTGAAATGGCAAAAAGGCTGGATCTTTCACCTAACCAGATAGATAATATCCTTAAAGCATCAAAGATAACTCAAGGTACCAGTTCGCTTGAAACACCCATAGATGATGAAGGAAATCTATTTATTCGAGATATAATCTCAGATAAAAAAAGTTCTTCCCCAGAATCTATAGCGGAGTTGTTAAGGACAAACTCAGAAATAGACCAGGCTCTTGCCCATCTGTCGTTAAGGGAAAGGAAAATAGTTGAATTGCGTTTCGGGCTTAATAACAAACAACCTTATTCCCTTGAAAAAGTAGGGAGTTTGCTTAAGATATCAAGAGAAAGAGTTAGACAACTTGAAGAACGGGCCATCCGAAGGCTTAAATCGATCGCTTTAAGGATGAAACTAATAGAATTTGATGCAAAAACAGCTTAA
- a CDS encoding histidinol phosphate phosphatase domain-containing protein, with translation MIDLHSHTLFSDGVLLPSELIYRAKAKGYSAIALTDHGDISTIDFIIPRIVKVSRVTGKYYGIKVIPGIELTYVPVKLIKSVVKKARRLGAKIVVIHGQSPVEPVPPGTNKAGILSGADIIAHPGYISADDVKLAKARNVLLEITSRNGHNKTNRHVAKLAKKYNASLVLNTDTHTPEDLLTEEKIKKILKMSGLKKSDFEIMQNTANKLISKIL, from the coding sequence ATGATAGATTTACATTCACATACATTATTTTCCGATGGAGTATTATTACCTTCAGAACTTATATACCGTGCAAAAGCGAAAGGTTATAGCGCCATAGCCTTGACAGATCACGGAGATATATCAACGATAGATTTTATTATACCCCGCATTGTAAAAGTTTCCAGAGTAACCGGTAAATATTATGGCATTAAAGTAATACCCGGTATTGAATTGACATATGTACCTGTTAAACTCATTAAATCTGTTGTAAAAAAAGCCCGTAGGCTCGGAGCAAAAATAGTTGTAATTCACGGCCAATCACCTGTCGAACCTGTCCCTCCTGGAACAAATAAGGCCGGGATACTTTCAGGCGCAGATATAATAGCACATCCGGGTTACATCAGTGCAGACGATGTAAAACTTGCAAAAGCCAGGAACGTTTTACTGGAAATTACCTCCAGAAACGGACATAACAAAACCAACCGGCACGTTGCAAAACTGGCGAAGAAATACAATGCAAGCCTCGTTTTGAACACTGACACCCATACCCCTGAAGACCTGCTAACCGAAGAAAAGATAAAGAAAATCCTAAAGATGAGCGGTTTAAAAAAATCAGATTTTGAAATAATGCAAAATACAGCAAATAAATTAATATCTAAAATTTTATAA
- the apt gene encoding adenine phosphoribosyltransferase, whose translation MQKKILDLKNSIRDIPDFPKKGILFKDITTLLNQGKLFHYVIDQFASYYQTKGIQKVVAIESRGFIFGATLAYKLKAGFVPVRKKGKLPFKTLASTYQLEYGTDTLEMHEDALMPDEKVLIIDDLLATGGTISATIDLVKKLSGKIVGLAFLIELSFLKGRDKLKDYDILTLIQY comes from the coding sequence ATGCAAAAAAAAATCTTAGACCTGAAAAATTCTATACGGGATATCCCTGATTTTCCAAAAAAAGGAATTCTGTTTAAAGACATTACGACCCTTCTTAACCAGGGTAAATTATTTCATTACGTGATTGACCAGTTCGCTTCATATTATCAAACTAAAGGCATACAAAAAGTTGTGGCTATAGAGTCCCGGGGATTTATCTTCGGAGCCACTCTTGCATACAAACTAAAAGCAGGGTTTGTGCCTGTCAGAAAAAAAGGCAAACTGCCTTTTAAAACCCTCGCTTCGACCTATCAATTGGAATACGGGACGGACACCCTTGAAATGCACGAAGATGCGCTCATGCCTGATGAAAAAGTCTTGATTATAGACGACCTGCTCGCTACAGGCGGGACTATAAGTGCAACTATTGACCTTGTAAAAAAATTAAGCGGAAAAATAGTCGGGCTTGCATTCCTTATCGAATTATCGTTCTTGAAAGGCAGGGATAAGTTAAAGGATTACGACATACTGACTTTGATACAATATTAA
- the truA gene encoding tRNA pseudouridine(38-40) synthase TruA, producing the protein MVEFKYNYILFFEFDGTNFLGWQKQLEGRTVFTEIEKAAKKILGDIKLIGSSRTDSGVHALAYAANILANKNYDLSMLKASLNATLPEDIAINKIGKAGLDFNARFDAKHKVYEYRIWNSPDKNIWTKNHSWHIKKKLDKKKIKEAFKYFSGKHDFNAFCGSKSSSTNKWVNLENISIKSKNKHIVLNFKADRFLNHMVRNIVGTLVDVGMGKIEPENIQVMLKRGRRTTIGPSAPGKGLYLKEVIF; encoded by the coding sequence ATGGTTGAATTTAAATATAATTATATTCTGTTCTTTGAATTTGACGGCACTAATTTCCTGGGCTGGCAGAAACAGCTGGAGGGAAGGACAGTTTTTACAGAAATAGAAAAGGCAGCTAAAAAGATATTGGGGGATATAAAGCTTATAGGGTCAAGCAGGACTGACAGCGGAGTTCATGCGTTAGCCTACGCAGCAAATATCCTTGCAAATAAGAATTATGACCTTTCTATGCTCAAGGCATCCTTAAATGCCACTCTTCCGGAAGACATAGCAATAAATAAAATTGGAAAAGCAGGGCTTGATTTTAACGCCAGGTTCGATGCAAAGCATAAAGTGTATGAATATAGGATATGGAACAGCCCTGACAAAAATATCTGGACCAAAAATCATTCCTGGCATATCAAAAAAAAGCTGGACAAGAAGAAGATAAAAGAAGCATTTAAATATTTTTCAGGGAAACACGACTTTAATGCTTTTTGCGGGTCAAAATCATCTTCAACGAACAAATGGGTTAATTTAGAGAATATAAGCATTAAATCCAAAAATAAGCATATAGTTTTGAATTTTAAAGCCGACAGGTTCTTAAATCATATGGTACGAAATATTGTCGGGACGCTGGTAGATGTCGGTATGGGGAAAATCGAACCGGAAAATATACAGGTAATGCTTAAAAGAGGGAGAAGGACAACGATAGGCCCGTCAGCACCCGGTAAAGGCCTCTATTTAAAAGAAGTTATATTTTAA
- a CDS encoding 3-isopropylmalate dehydrogenase has product MNKKSYRIGVLGGDGTGPEVIREGIKVIEALSKKDSFKIDWVYYDLGGERFKKTGEILPDTVLSELKKLDAIYLGAIGHPDVRPGILEKGLLLRLRFELDQYINLRPVKLYPNVESPLKDKKAEDIDFVVVRENTEGLYTGSGGFLRKGTLNEVAIQESINTRFGIERCLRYAFEYTKNRNKNNKLTLCGKTNVLTFAFDLWERAFYEVAKEYPDIKTDYAHVDATCMWMVKNPEWFDVIVTDNMFGDIITDLAAMIQGGMGIAAGGNINPKGVSMFEPIGGSAPKYTGKNVINPLAAICAGGMMLEVLGLKESGKRIEGAVINALSSGKIKSLSAGKMGLSTTQVGDLIANSL; this is encoded by the coding sequence ATGAATAAAAAGAGTTACAGAATAGGTGTATTAGGAGGAGATGGTACCGGACCTGAAGTTATAAGAGAAGGTATTAAGGTTATAGAAGCGCTCTCAAAGAAAGATAGTTTTAAGATAGATTGGGTTTATTATGACCTGGGCGGCGAGAGGTTCAAGAAGACAGGAGAGATACTGCCTGACACTGTGCTTTCAGAGTTGAAAAAGCTGGATGCGATATACCTTGGAGCGATAGGCCATCCTGACGTAAGACCTGGTATCCTTGAGAAAGGGCTCCTTTTAAGGCTTCGTTTTGAGCTTGACCAATACATAAATTTAAGGCCTGTAAAACTTTATCCGAACGTTGAGTCTCCCCTAAAAGATAAAAAGGCGGAAGATATTGATTTTGTCGTAGTGCGTGAAAATACAGAAGGGCTGTACACAGGTTCAGGCGGTTTCTTAAGGAAAGGGACACTGAACGAAGTGGCTATCCAAGAATCTATTAACACTCGTTTTGGTATTGAACGCTGCCTGCGCTATGCGTTTGAATATACAAAGAACAGGAATAAAAACAATAAATTAACTCTTTGCGGAAAAACAAACGTGCTTACTTTTGCTTTTGACCTGTGGGAACGGGCATTTTATGAAGTAGCAAAAGAATACCCTGATATTAAGACAGATTATGCCCATGTAGATGCGACGTGCATGTGGATGGTGAAAAACCCGGAATGGTTTGATGTCATTGTGACCGACAACATGTTCGGAGATATAATTACCGACCTTGCTGCAATGATCCAGGGCGGCATGGGGATAGCTGCAGGTGGAAATATCAATCCAAAAGGCGTATCCATGTTTGAACCTATAGGTGGTTCAGCACCTAAATATACGGGAAAAAATGTCATTAATCCTTTAGCTGCTATTTGTGCCGGAGGGATGATGCTCGAAGTCCTCGGTTTAAAAGAATCCGGAAAAAGAATCGAAGGTGCTGTCATAAACGCATTATCTAGCGGCAAGATAAAGAGCTTATCAGCAGGGAAAATGGGTTTATCCACTACCCAAGTAGGCGATTTGATTGCAAATAGCTTATAA
- a CDS encoding glycoside hydrolase, producing the protein MKKIYLAFLWHNHQPIYKNPSTGIYELPWVRLHACKDYFDTAAILDEFPKIRANFNLVPSLMIQLDEYAKGIARDKYMDMTLKKAAELSLDEKVFILHNFFMANWETMIFPYPRYKNLLEKRGKHISIDDLKRIQSYFRIQDMLDLQVWFNLSWMDPYWRENDELVSSLYKKGENFTEEDKKALIDKQLSICGLIINKYKELQDKGQIEVSVTPFYHPILPLLLDTNNARISNSNTALPKNRFQHRKDAQVQIQKAVNYYKEKFGNPPKGMWPSEGSVSEDLIPLLTEAEIKWIATDEEILFHSLTENGGRNKLFRPYKIDIFNSDLNIVFRDHALSDAIGFIYSKWDPKFAVKDFINKVHSIRMSLENSVENNLISVILDGENCWEYYSNDGWDFLRCLYQTISDDPLIETVTISQYIQENPPTEKLKRLWPGSWINANYDIWIGHPEDNTAWDYLNETRLFLTDYVLNNPEKENSKEVLSAWENIYIAEGSDWNWWYGDDHSSGNDEIFDYLFRQYLINVYELLKLKAPDYLFKSIKGIARKTPTLEPIDLISPTIDGKVTNYFEWHSAGYYQVGHSGGSMHQVETLLKELYYGFDLKNIYLRLDFHAPILAVIENLSFKIIFFIPEKTETVLSFTADGNIKEFYITTPLGKEDLSTAKAKKIIELAVPIENLKLSQDNNTIEFNVVILKNGSEIERWPYQSSIIMPKPSENISLKTWAT; encoded by the coding sequence TTGAAAAAGATATATCTTGCTTTTTTATGGCACAACCACCAGCCAATATATAAAAACCCTTCTACAGGAATATACGAACTGCCCTGGGTCAGGTTGCATGCCTGTAAAGATTACTTCGATACCGCTGCCATACTTGATGAATTTCCAAAAATCAGGGCAAATTTTAACCTGGTTCCTTCCCTTATGATCCAGCTCGATGAATATGCAAAAGGCATTGCCCGTGACAAATACATGGATATGACCTTAAAAAAAGCTGCAGAATTAAGTTTAGATGAAAAAGTATTTATCCTGCATAATTTTTTCATGGCCAACTGGGAAACGATGATTTTCCCTTATCCCAGATATAAAAACCTTCTTGAAAAAAGAGGGAAACATATTTCAATCGATGATCTAAAAAGGATCCAGAGTTATTTTAGGATACAGGATATGCTCGACCTCCAGGTTTGGTTCAATCTTTCATGGATGGATCCGTATTGGAGAGAAAATGATGAGTTAGTGTCATCTTTGTATAAAAAAGGCGAAAACTTCACGGAAGAAGATAAAAAGGCACTCATCGATAAACAGCTGTCAATTTGCGGGCTTATAATCAATAAATATAAAGAATTGCAGGACAAAGGACAAATTGAAGTATCGGTGACTCCTTTTTACCATCCGATATTGCCTCTACTGCTTGACACTAATAATGCCCGGATATCAAACTCTAACACAGCACTTCCTAAAAACAGGTTCCAACACAGGAAAGATGCACAGGTACAGATTCAAAAAGCTGTAAATTATTACAAGGAGAAGTTCGGGAACCCTCCGAAAGGCATGTGGCCTTCTGAAGGTTCGGTATCCGAAGACTTGATCCCTCTGCTTACTGAAGCCGAAATAAAATGGATAGCTACTGACGAGGAAATCTTATTCCACAGCCTGACAGAAAATGGCGGACGAAATAAACTTTTCAGGCCTTATAAAATTGATATTTTCAACAGCGACCTAAATATAGTTTTCAGGGACCATGCGCTTTCTGATGCGATAGGTTTTATTTACAGCAAATGGGACCCCAAATTCGCAGTAAAGGATTTTATAAACAAGGTCCACTCTATACGCATGTCTCTGGAAAATTCCGTAGAAAATAATTTGATTTCAGTTATACTTGATGGGGAAAACTGCTGGGAGTATTACAGTAATGACGGCTGGGACTTCCTGCGCTGCCTGTACCAAACTATTTCAGATGACCCTTTAATTGAAACAGTAACTATCAGCCAATATATCCAGGAGAACCCACCAACTGAAAAACTAAAAAGGCTTTGGCCCGGCTCATGGATCAACGCTAATTATGATATTTGGATAGGCCATCCTGAAGATAATACGGCCTGGGATTATTTAAACGAAACCAGGCTGTTCTTGACAGATTATGTTTTAAATAATCCTGAAAAAGAAAACTCAAAAGAAGTATTGTCAGCCTGGGAAAATATCTATATTGCAGAAGGCTCTGATTGGAACTGGTGGTACGGGGACGACCATTCTTCGGGAAATGACGAGATCTTTGACTACCTTTTCAGGCAGTACCTGATAAACGTATACGAACTCTTAAAACTTAAAGCACCGGATTACTTATTCAAATCAATAAAGGGCATAGCGCGTAAAACACCGACATTAGAACCTATAGATCTTATAAGCCCCACGATCGATGGTAAAGTTACAAATTATTTTGAGTGGCATTCTGCCGGCTACTACCAAGTCGGGCATAGCGGCGGTTCGATGCACCAGGTTGAAACACTCTTGAAAGAACTTTATTATGGTTTTGATCTTAAAAATATTTATTTAAGGCTTGACTTCCATGCTCCAATTCTTGCAGTTATCGAGAATTTGAGCTTCAAGATAATATTTTTTATTCCTGAAAAAACGGAGACTGTGCTTTCCTTTACAGCTGATGGTAACATTAAAGAATTTTATATTACTACTCCATTAGGTAAAGAGGACTTATCTACGGCAAAAGCAAAAAAGATCATTGAACTAGCCGTGCCTATAGAAAACTTAAAGCTTAGCCAAGATAATAACACTATAGAGTTCAATGTTGTAATCCTGAAAAATGGGTCAGAGATAGAAAGATGGCCGTATCAAAGTTCAATTATTATGCCAAAGCCGTCGGAGAATATCTCGCTTAAGACCTGGGCAACTTAG
- a CDS encoding acylphosphatase, which produces MSKISNITRVHAIVKGSVQGIGYRWFVQKTANNLNLTGWVRNLSNGDVELEAEGERKTLDEFLKSLNYGHKWAQVTEIETQWLQNENSYRDFEIRF; this is translated from the coding sequence ATGTCAAAAATATCAAATATAACAAGAGTACACGCAATTGTTAAAGGAAGTGTTCAGGGCATAGGATACCGCTGGTTTGTACAAAAGACCGCTAATAATTTAAACCTTACCGGTTGGGTTAGAAACCTATCAAATGGAGATGTGGAACTGGAAGCAGAAGGTGAACGAAAAACGTTGGATGAATTTTTGAAATCTTTGAATTATGGGCATAAATGGGCACAGGTCACTGAAATAGAAACCCAGTGGCTGCAGAATGAGAACAGTTATCGTGATTTTGAAATAAGATTTTAG
- a CDS encoding tetratricopeptide repeat protein has translation MADTTRQQIKKDELNELVLKIIFWIKNNRTLFLNVLGILAGIIIFTSFFLVRLHTLKLGAVDKLSIAQSLFYQGDSQKAVPMLDELIRSYPKSDISSHARMNLAGYYMDQMDFQKAEDFIKPNIDSAKPKPIIPLSLAELGAIQENAQKYKEAIETYNQFLNKFPEHFFAPKIYESLARVYELTNSLMEAKASYEKLVALYPTSPWAQRAQERIDIINQSPQFKK, from the coding sequence ATGGCTGACACAACCCGGCAGCAAATAAAAAAAGACGAGCTAAATGAATTAGTATTAAAAATTATTTTCTGGATAAAAAACAACCGCACCCTGTTTTTAAATGTGTTAGGCATACTTGCGGGTATAATAATATTTACATCATTTTTTCTTGTACGTCTTCACACATTAAAATTAGGTGCGGTGGACAAACTATCCATCGCTCAAAGCCTATTTTATCAGGGCGATTCCCAGAAAGCTGTCCCTATGCTTGATGAATTAATAAGGTCTTACCCTAAATCAGATATCTCATCCCATGCCAGGATGAACTTGGCCGGTTATTATATGGACCAGATGGATTTTCAAAAGGCAGAGGATTTTATAAAACCCAACATAGATAGTGCAAAACCAAAACCTATAATACCTTTATCATTGGCAGAACTCGGGGCGATACAAGAAAACGCACAAAAATATAAAGAGGCTATAGAAACCTATAACCAGTTCCTGAACAAATTCCCGGAACATTTTTTTGCTCCCAAAATATACGAATCCCTTGCAAGGGTCTATGAGCTTACAAATTCTTTGATGGAAGCAAAAGCATCATATGAAAAACTGGTGGCATTATACCCTACATCACCCTGGGCTCAACGAGCGCAGGAAAGAATAGACATAATCAACCAAAGCCCACAATTCAAAAAATAA
- a CDS encoding metallophosphatase family protein, with product MKTFKIGVISDTHYPSFKSKPPFEKIREHFSGSDIIIHAGDLVSLNVIDMLENISKVEAVCGNMDLPEVIAKLPKTKILNLNGVSIGIIHGFGPPFGFPKKLLPFFKEKINILIFGHTHKAFNKVVNGILCFNPGSPAMNIFNDQPTLGLITFSSIDDIKAKVLFL from the coding sequence ATGAAAACCTTTAAGATAGGTGTTATTTCTGATACACATTACCCGTCTTTTAAATCAAAACCACCCTTTGAAAAAATACGAGAACATTTTTCAGGTTCGGACATCATTATTCATGCGGGAGACCTCGTATCTTTAAATGTTATAGATATGCTGGAAAATATTTCAAAAGTTGAAGCCGTTTGCGGAAACATGGATTTACCTGAGGTAATAGCTAAATTACCTAAAACAAAAATACTTAATCTAAACGGTGTCTCCATAGGTATTATACATGGTTTTGGCCCCCCCTTTGGTTTTCCAAAAAAGTTGTTACCTTTCTTTAAAGAAAAAATAAACATATTGATTTTTGGACATACTCACAAAGCTTTTAATAAAGTTGTAAATGGTATTCTTTGTTTTAACCCAGGTTCACCGGCCATGAATATTTTCAACGATCAGCCAACCTTAGGGCTTATCACTTTTTCAAGTATTGATGATATAAAAGCAAAAGTACTATTCCTATAA
- a CDS encoding substrate-binding domain-containing protein, translated as MRPRKKIIILTRPEAHFIESFYFQKIKYGIDTALENTDYEVMMYQQTSNFLDNLDKNDIKNVGVINISPHVNCPSIQTLITKKIPSILVNCRSDSLSWVDSNSKHGVKVVTEHLISLGHKKIFFINGFLESQNAIDRLESFKEVLSLHNIKFNPELVMNCDFSISLTYERVKNLLSKNIKPDFSAIFASNDLMAVGAIRALADMGISVPHGMAVVGFDDFDFSATYHIPLTTYRQPFHNFSFLATKFLLKNYESKANTLYQFELIGELIIRNSCGAKIE; from the coding sequence ATGCGTCCAAGAAAAAAAATCATAATCTTAACCAGGCCAGAGGCACATTTTATTGAATCATTTTATTTTCAAAAAATAAAATATGGGATTGATACAGCCCTTGAAAATACAGATTATGAAGTTATGATGTACCAGCAAACCAGCAATTTCCTTGATAACCTGGATAAAAATGACATTAAAAACGTCGGAGTCATTAATATCTCACCCCACGTTAACTGTCCGTCAATTCAAACCCTTATAACAAAGAAGATACCGTCTATCCTGGTAAACTGCCGGTCAGACAGCCTGAGCTGGGTAGATTCTAATAGCAAGCACGGGGTAAAGGTTGTTACTGAACACCTTATAAGTCTTGGCCATAAAAAGATATTCTTTATAAACGGATTTTTAGAAAGCCAAAATGCTATTGACAGGTTGGAAAGCTTTAAGGAAGTCTTATCCCTGCATAATATCAAATTTAACCCTGAACTTGTAATGAACTGCGATTTTAGTATTTCTTTAACTTATGAAAGGGTAAAAAACCTGCTTAGCAAAAATATAAAACCTGATTTTAGCGCTATATTCGCTTCAAATGACCTTATGGCTGTTGGCGCAATAAGGGCCCTTGCTGATATGGGTATAAGTGTTCCTCATGGAATGGCTGTGGTTGGTTTTGACGATTTTGACTTTTCAGCAACTTATCACATCCCTTTAACAACCTATAGGCAACCCTTTCATAATTTTTCTTTCTTGGCAACAAAGTTCTTACTGAAGAATTATGAATCTAAAGCCAACACATTATACCAATTTGAGCTTATTGGCGAGCTTATTATCAGGAATTCCTGCGGAGCAAAAATAGAATAG